The following is a genomic window from Staphylococcus capitis subsp. capitis.
TGCTAATATGTTAATTAAGGCTAAGACAATCATTTGTGTCTTAGCCTTCTTATTTATAGGCATTAGTTTTCAAATTGTATTTACAAGTTTAAATTGGTAAACGTGCCCCTCACTCATAATTAGAATAGAAGATTTTGAGGTCACTGTATCATTTTGACAATATAACATTTCTCAACTTTAATAGTTATAAAGTCGATTAACGATTTCCAAATACGATTAAATATTGAAAAATAGACAAATTTAAATAGTTAGGAGAGCACGAATCTAAAATGAATTTTTTCAAACTCATTACGATAATTTGTTCCTTAATTCCAATAGAGTTTATCGGCCTAAATATTGATTATCATACGGGGTCACTAATAGGTTATATTCCATATGTGATTGTCGCGCTCTTAGTGAGTTTATCTATTTTTAAAACTGGTATAAAAAATAATATAGGCATTGTAATAAGTAGAATCATTGGGATATTTCTCTCTTGGGTATGTGTTCATTTATTTATGAATGTTTATAATTCATCAGGTTATTTCACCCCATTTTCGACAGATGGTTTTGCAATATTTTTAGGAACCATTCATGTCATAGTCATTATAATTATCTATTTAGTTATCTATAGTTTCTCTTCTCTAAATAAGTGATTGTATCAATATAGACACAAAAGGCTAGTTTAATGCCTAACCGCGTAAGGATTATTTTTAAAAGTGACTTATAAGTAACTGTCTCCGATTCTGTTCATCATATTCCTTACGCATATACAGTGCTCTAATAAGTAATACAAGAACAATTATCAATATAATCCCAATAATACTAAAAATTCAGAAAATTACTATAATATAAGTTTAATCCATTTGAATGGTCTTTAAGTTCTGATAGTATGAGTATGAACGTGAATTGAAAGGAAGTACAGTTATGAACAAATCAGATTTACTTGCTCCAGAGAAATATAATATTATTTCTGAAATTGAAAAATACGCTTCAGATTCATCTAAAAAAGCGATTATTTATAAAGATAACGAACATGATAATATTTCAGTAAGTTATGAAGAGCTATTGCAAAATGCAAATAAAGTAGGGAATGTCTTTTTAAAACATGGTCTTAAAAAAGGTGACAAAGTATTAATCATGATGCCTCGCGCTATCGCCACTTACGAATTATACATCGCTGCGTTAAAGTTGGGTATCGCGATTATACCAAGCTCAGAAATGTTACGTACTAAAGATTTACAATATCGAATTACACATGGTGAAATTGATGCAGTGATTGCATTTCACACATTAACTAAAGAATTTGAAGGCGTTAAAGAATACGAGGAACTTACTAAATTCATTATTGCTGGTCATCAAGATGGTTGGATTTCTATCGAAGATGAAAAAGCTAACGAAAGTAATGAACTTGAAAGTGCTGAAACGACACGTGATGATTTAGCAATTCTTTCATATACATCGGGAACTACTGGTAATCCTAAAGCTGTTACACATTCTCACGGCTGGGGATATGCGCACTTACAAATGGCACCAAAACATTGGCTATGCATCAAAGAAGATGATCTTGTGTGGGCAACGGCTGCCCCAGGTTGGCAAAAGTGGGTATGGAGTCCGTTCTTATCAATACTAGGTACTGGCGCAACAGCCTTTGTATATAATGGACGTTTCCAACCAGAAACGTATCTTGAATTATTACAAGATTATCAAATTAATGTATTATGTTGTACGCCGACTGAATATCGTATGATGGCAAAATTAAGTAATCTAAATGACTATCATTTAGAACTCTTACACAGTGCAGTTTCGGCAGGCGAGCCTCTTAATCGTGAAGTTGTAGAGCAATTTAAGAACAACTTTAATCTTACAGTAAGAGATGGTTATGGTCAGACTGAAAGTACATTGCTTATCGGTTTTCTTAAAGATACAGAACCACG
Proteins encoded in this region:
- a CDS encoding acyl-CoA synthetase, with protein sequence MNKSDLLAPEKYNIISEIEKYASDSSKKAIIYKDNEHDNISVSYEELLQNANKVGNVFLKHGLKKGDKVLIMMPRAIATYELYIAALKLGIAIIPSSEMLRTKDLQYRITHGEIDAVIAFHTLTKEFEGVKEYEELTKFIIAGHQDGWISIEDEKANESNELESAETTRDDLAILSYTSGTTGNPKAVTHSHGWGYAHLQMAPKHWLCIKEDDLVWATAAPGWQKWVWSPFLSILGTGATAFVYNGRFQPETYLELLQDYQINVLCCTPTEYRMMAKLSNLNDYHLELLHSAVSAGEPLNREVVEQFKNNFNLTVRDGYGQTESTLLIGFLKDTEPRPGSMGKGIPGSFVTIIDDDGNEVPPQTKGNIAVPLDLPALFKGYYKDEERTKAAAAGYYYVTGDLAHKDEDGYFWFEGRRDDIIISSGYTIGPFEVEDALTNHPAVKECAVVASPHEIRGNIVKAFIILQNNYEGNDELVKELQTFCKNEVAPYKYPRAIEFVDDLPKTNSGKIRRVELRDAEIAKYNNRD